One stretch of Planctomycetota bacterium DNA includes these proteins:
- a CDS encoding addiction module protein yields the protein MPSTKEIIEHLESLPVEGRARIVDQLLRTLNPPDSEMDQAWAAEAQRRLNDLQSGNVQGLPADEVFAKARERFEK from the coding sequence ATGCCCAGCACAAAGGAAATCATCGAACACCTCGAATCCCTGCCCGTCGAAGGCCGGGCGCGGATTGTGGACCAATTGCTGCGCACACTCAACCCGCCCGACTCGGAAATGGATCAGGCATGGGCAGCCGAGGCCCAGCGCCGTCTCAACGACTTGCAATCCGGCAATGTGCAGGGCCTTCCCGCCGACGAGGTGTTTGCCAAAGCGCGCGAGCGATTTGAGAAGTGA
- a CDS encoding PEP-CTERM sorting domain-containing protein: MSLVKSTVWMLTAACVLAAGSTSVRAAAILSNLPADTSSASSGGTNLGVSASDGFDRQKAVGLTIGGSSLSFVSMEIIGSTFNGTLGVGDGGTFIGGIFSSVGGAPGVQLATFTPISIGDDTEPQFLTFTIAGGFTLLANTSYWFVLDGDTVSDLLWNGLISNTAPTPTGVTFDGYRFQANGGGWNSSSTFNAVRINADSLAVPEPATAGLLGLGALVMAMRRGRKC, encoded by the coding sequence ATGTCATTGGTAAAATCGACGGTTTGGATGTTGACGGCGGCGTGCGTGCTGGCGGCGGGCAGCACTTCGGTTCGGGCGGCGGCGATTCTGAGCAATCTGCCGGCGGACACGAGTTCGGCCTCCTCTGGTGGTACGAATCTGGGCGTGAGTGCGAGCGACGGCTTTGACCGCCAGAAAGCGGTGGGGTTGACCATCGGCGGATCGTCGCTGTCGTTCGTCTCGATGGAGATTATTGGTTCCACGTTCAACGGCACACTGGGGGTCGGCGACGGGGGGACGTTCATCGGCGGGATCTTTTCGAGCGTCGGGGGAGCGCCGGGGGTACAGCTTGCGACATTCACGCCGATCAGCATCGGCGACGACACGGAGCCGCAGTTCCTCACCTTCACGATCGCCGGCGGATTCACGCTGCTGGCCAACACGTCCTACTGGTTCGTCCTCGACGGCGACACGGTAAGCGACCTCTTGTGGAACGGTCTGATTTCGAACACCGCGCCGACGCCGACGGGTGTGACTTTCGACGGTTATCGATTCCAAGCGAACGGCGGCGGGTGGAATTCGTCAAGCACCTTCAACGCGGTGCGGATCAATGCGGATTCGCTCGCCGTTCCCGAGCCGGCGACGGCGGGGCTGCTGGGCCTGGGCGCTTTGGTAATGGCGATGCGCCGGGGGCGCAAGTGCTGA
- a CDS encoding PDZ domain-containing protein, whose protein sequence is MDRSVKVWGVGVVVCAMVVVMMGMLGAATARAAEEEHGWLSVDINEVPDDLRAELKLPEDTGVYLEEVHEDGPAAKAGLKNEDVIAAVDGKPAPTVEGFVELIAGHKPGDVLELTIYREKKEAKIKVTLGKRPE, encoded by the coding sequence ATGGATCGGAGCGTCAAGGTTTGGGGCGTCGGGGTTGTGGTGTGCGCGATGGTGGTGGTGATGATGGGCATGCTCGGCGCGGCGACGGCTCGGGCGGCGGAGGAGGAACATGGGTGGTTGAGCGTGGACATCAATGAAGTGCCGGACGATCTGCGTGCGGAGTTGAAGCTGCCGGAGGATACGGGCGTGTATCTGGAGGAGGTGCACGAGGACGGCCCGGCGGCGAAGGCGGGGCTCAAGAACGAGGACGTCATCGCGGCGGTGGACGGGAAACCGGCGCCGACGGTGGAGGGATTTGTGGAGTTGATCGCGGGGCACAAGCCGGGCGATGTGCTGGAGCTGACGATCTATCGCGAGAAGAAGGAAGCGAAGATCAAGGTGACGCTGGGCAAGCGGCCGGAGTGA
- a CDS encoding PrsW family intramembrane metalloprotease: MELALTLSAALLPSLALLLHFYLRDRNREPAKVVRTTFILGVLITIPAGLLGAPILMSLQLPPEPWAAGLIVAFAAAGIPEECFKFLVLRGYAARKAAFDEPMDGIVYGVAASLGFAALENVLYVLQGGWAVAITRAFTAVPAHACFGAIMGYFVGRSRINKIGSSLIGLVAAILAHGLYDWPLITLAIHNGVDPTDVDTPTATHVGILYGLSTAVLIFCALWVHKLVVRLRAEQLAAIEAVARDEAPHRA; encoded by the coding sequence ATGGAACTGGCGCTGACGCTTTCCGCCGCACTACTGCCGAGTCTGGCGCTGCTGCTGCATTTTTATCTGCGCGATCGCAACCGCGAGCCGGCGAAGGTGGTCCGCACCACGTTCATCCTCGGCGTGCTCATCACGATCCCCGCGGGCCTGCTGGGCGCGCCGATTCTCATGTCGCTTCAGTTGCCGCCCGAGCCCTGGGCCGCCGGGCTCATCGTGGCGTTCGCCGCGGCGGGCATTCCCGAAGAGTGCTTCAAATTCCTGGTCCTGCGCGGCTACGCGGCGCGCAAAGCGGCGTTCGACGAGCCGATGGACGGAATCGTCTACGGCGTGGCGGCCTCGCTGGGTTTCGCCGCCCTCGAAAATGTGTTGTATGTGCTGCAAGGCGGATGGGCCGTCGCCATCACCCGCGCGTTCACAGCCGTCCCCGCTCACGCCTGCTTCGGCGCCATCATGGGCTACTTCGTCGGACGAAGCCGCATCAACAAAATCGGCTCCTCGCTCATCGGCCTCGTCGCCGCCATCCTCGCGCACGGACTCTACGACTGGCCCCTCATCACGCTCGCCATCCACAACGGCGTCGACCCCACCGACGTCGACACGCCGACCGCGACCCATGTGGGCATTCTCTACGGCCTGTCCACCGCCGTGCTGATCTTCTGCGCCCTGTGGGTCCACAAACTCGTCGTCCGCCTCCGCGCCGAACAACTCGCGGCGATCGAAGCCGTCGCGCGGGACGAGGCGCCGCATCGGGCGTGA
- a CDS encoding aminoacetone oxidase family FAD-binding enzyme, with protein MNDPINIAIVGGGAAGLATAIFAAQSGAKNIVILDGAKKLGAKILVSGGGRCNVTHEIVTPADYHGPQPVVRNVLRAFDEHAAVEWFASLGVTLKREDTGKLFPTTDDAHTVLDALTRRCDELGVTMMCDTRVTDVRKADTFELETARGGMRASRLVMATGGKSLPKTGSNGLGWLIVQRLGHTVTPTYPALVPLMLADGFFHAELSGIAHEVELSVYAGGKRIEKRRGSLLWTHFGVSGPVVMDASRAWVIANAEGAGAEVRCSFAAGKSFEDIDAFLAARPPTSAIGSALAANLPRRVVEVLCRHVGIDPAERCGQITRERRRLLTHALTGLTLPIERDRGWNYAEVTAGGIPMSEVDHRTMQSRIVDGLQLVGEILDVEGRIGGFNFQWAWATGHAAGCHLAKSSAFPV; from the coding sequence ATGAACGACCCGATCAACATCGCCATCGTCGGCGGAGGAGCCGCCGGGCTTGCGACCGCCATCTTCGCGGCGCAATCCGGCGCGAAGAACATCGTCATTCTCGACGGCGCGAAAAAACTCGGCGCGAAAATCCTCGTCTCCGGCGGCGGGCGATGCAATGTGACGCACGAAATTGTCACCCCCGCCGACTACCACGGCCCGCAACCCGTCGTCCGCAACGTCCTCCGCGCCTTCGATGAACACGCCGCCGTCGAATGGTTCGCCTCGCTGGGCGTCACGCTCAAACGCGAAGACACCGGCAAGCTGTTTCCCACCACCGATGACGCCCATACCGTGCTCGACGCGCTGACCCGCCGATGCGACGAACTGGGCGTCACGATGATGTGCGACACGCGCGTGACGGATGTGCGCAAGGCCGACACGTTCGAGCTTGAAACCGCGCGCGGGGGGATGCGTGCCTCGCGCCTCGTGATGGCGACCGGCGGCAAGTCCCTGCCCAAGACCGGCAGCAACGGGCTCGGCTGGCTGATCGTGCAGCGGCTCGGGCACACCGTCACGCCGACGTATCCGGCGCTCGTCCCATTGATGCTCGCGGACGGGTTCTTCCACGCTGAACTCTCCGGCATCGCGCACGAGGTGGAGCTGTCCGTCTACGCCGGGGGCAAACGGATCGAGAAGCGGCGGGGGAGTCTGTTGTGGACGCACTTCGGCGTGAGCGGGCCGGTTGTCATGGATGCGAGCCGCGCATGGGTCATCGCGAATGCCGAGGGCGCCGGCGCGGAAGTGCGATGCAGCTTCGCCGCCGGCAAATCGTTCGAGGACATCGACGCGTTTCTCGCCGCCCGCCCCCCGACGAGCGCGATCGGTTCGGCGCTCGCCGCGAATCTTCCGCGCCGGGTCGTCGAAGTCTTGTGTCGTCACGTCGGCATCGACCCCGCCGAGCGCTGCGGCCAGATCACGCGCGAACGCCGCCGCTTGCTCACGCATGCGCTGACCGGCCTGACGCTCCCCATCGAGCGCGACCGCGGATGGAACTACGCCGAAGTCACCGCCGGCGGCATTCCCATGTCCGAAGTCGATCACCGCACCATGCAGAGCCGCATCGTCGACGGCCTCCAACTCGTCGGCGAAATCCTCGACGTCGAAGGCCGCATCGGCGGCTTCAATTTTCAATGGGCGTGGGCGACCGGACACGCGGCCGGTTGCCATCTGGCGAAATCGTCCGCATTCCCCGTTTAG
- a CDS encoding SDR family NAD(P)-dependent oxidoreductase: MPPRPRRCGNTSPRTRRSKNASPRSSIIWRRKRMTMAIDLTGKVIIITGASAGIGAATAIEAGRSGMRVVLAARRKDKLDQVAARVREAGGEALVVETDVADREDADRLVRQTLEHFGQLDVLFANAGFGYFGPLIEMDRATEDRMWQVNYFGALHCVRAAAAVMKQQQRGHILITGSILSHVGLPYYATYCATKAAQRAAIQALQLELEPDHIFVTGVYPSGTKTEFFDRVADVSGRRDGIAGNTPEGFMQSARTVAKKVIRTLRRPRPELWTSFAGRLLTQLWLACPPFMRLCFRMQARKYRKRIGD; this comes from the coding sequence ATGCCCCCGAGGCCCCGCCGCTGTGGGAATACTTCGCCACGCACCCGCCGCTCAAAAAACGCATCGCCGCGCTCGAGCATTATCTGGCGAAGAAAGCGGATGACGATGGCGATTGATTTGACGGGAAAAGTCATCATCATCACCGGCGCTTCCGCCGGCATCGGCGCCGCGACGGCGATCGAAGCGGGCCGGTCCGGCATGCGCGTCGTCCTCGCCGCCCGCCGCAAGGACAAGCTTGACCAAGTCGCCGCGCGGGTGCGCGAAGCGGGGGGCGAAGCGCTCGTGGTCGAAACCGATGTCGCCGATCGCGAAGATGCCGACCGACTCGTCCGTCAGACGCTCGAACACTTCGGTCAGCTCGACGTCCTGTTCGCCAACGCCGGGTTCGGATACTTCGGCCCGCTCATCGAGATGGACCGGGCGACCGAAGATCGCATGTGGCAAGTCAATTACTTCGGCGCCCTGCACTGCGTTCGCGCCGCCGCCGCCGTCATGAAACAACAACAACGCGGACACATCCTCATCACCGGCTCCATCCTCTCGCACGTCGGCCTGCCGTACTACGCCACGTACTGCGCCACCAAAGCCGCCCAGCGCGCCGCCATTCAAGCCCTCCAACTCGAACTCGAACCCGATCATATCTTCGTCACCGGCGTCTACCCCTCCGGCACGAAGACCGAATTCTTCGACCGTGTCGCCGATGTGTCCGGTCGGCGCGACGGCATCGCCGGCAACACGCCCGAGGGCTTCATGCAATCCGCCCGAACTGTGGCGAAAAAAGTCATCCGCACCCTCCGCCGCCCCCGCCCCGAACTCTGGACCAGTTTCGCCGGCCGATTGCTCACCCAACTCTGGCTCGCCTGCCCGCCGTTCATGCGCCTCTGCTTCCGCATGCAGGCGCGGAAGTACCGCAAACGAATCGGAGATTGA
- a CDS encoding M48 family metalloprotease: MAGFFYNLGKAAGPGVRKGKWLWQSFTGDENDIREAERGVGRDLAAVMKREMGVEDDPDRRAMISAIGDALAAVVKNRKIQFDLTIAARGQPNAFALPGGFIFITRALIDGLNRDRDQLAFVIGHEMGHVIKQHPSERATTDAAIRAAIRAVPAAGAAGQWFKSTGAQLMQSAYSQDREFVADQFGARLAQAAGFDPRAAMTMLAALAKWSDAPEAPPLWEYFATHPPLKKRIAALEHYLAKKADDDGD; encoded by the coding sequence ATGGCGGGCTTTTTTTACAACCTCGGCAAAGCCGCCGGACCGGGCGTGCGCAAAGGCAAATGGCTCTGGCAATCGTTCACCGGCGACGAGAACGACATCCGTGAAGCCGAGCGCGGCGTCGGACGCGACCTCGCCGCCGTGATGAAACGCGAAATGGGCGTCGAGGACGACCCCGACCGGCGCGCCATGATCAGCGCCATCGGCGACGCACTCGCCGCCGTCGTGAAAAACAGGAAGATTCAATTCGACCTGACCATCGCCGCCCGCGGTCAGCCCAACGCCTTCGCCCTCCCCGGTGGATTCATCTTCATCACCCGCGCCCTCATCGACGGCCTGAACCGCGACCGCGATCAACTCGCCTTCGTGATCGGTCACGAAATGGGCCACGTCATCAAGCAGCACCCCAGCGAACGCGCCACCACCGACGCCGCGATTCGTGCCGCCATTCGCGCGGTGCCCGCCGCGGGGGCCGCCGGTCAATGGTTCAAATCCACCGGCGCTCAGCTCATGCAAAGCGCCTACTCGCAGGACCGCGAGTTCGTCGCCGACCAGTTCGGCGCCCGACTCGCGCAGGCGGCGGGCTTCGATCCGCGGGCCGCGATGACCATGCTCGCCGCGCTGGCGAAGTGGAGCGATGCCCCCGAGGCCCCGCCGCTGTGGGAATACTTCGCCACGCACCCGCCGCTCAAAAAACGCATCGCCGCGCTCGAGCATTATCTGGCGAAGAAAGCGGATGACGATGGCGATTGA
- a CDS encoding peptidase, which produces MSEHPSRRTFIQSTALTAAAFAAPAILRADKVDTQKPILGEGDFQYEATHDWGMANLPDGAHYGNASHGVTIDKNGFIYITHYGAPGSIFVFDADAKFVKSMGDFDMVSKHGGGHGIDIREENGEEFLYLAPSEPSLPYTKINLKGEVVWNKTRADINTDSGKYPGNAAYRPTNTSFSPDGGYFLGDGYGSNYIHQYDKDGKYIRTLGGTGSADGQFKTPHGHWLDDRDGTPKLVVCDRANARLQWFDMDGKHLRTQGGFLFPADIDIRGDVMLVPDLHCRVTLLDKDNKVITHLGGQGDFDAWKAQALAGFRMRGQRDKWVPGRFVHPHDACFDHNGNIIVTEWVNTGRVTFLRKLA; this is translated from the coding sequence ATGTCCGAGCATCCTTCGCGTCGCACGTTTATCCAATCCACCGCGCTGACCGCCGCCGCCTTCGCCGCGCCCGCCATCCTCCGGGCCGACAAGGTCGACACGCAAAAGCCCATCCTCGGCGAAGGCGATTTCCAGTATGAAGCCACGCACGACTGGGGCATGGCCAACCTGCCCGACGGGGCGCACTACGGCAATGCGTCGCATGGCGTGACCATCGACAAGAACGGATTCATCTACATCACGCACTACGGCGCCCCCGGATCCATCTTCGTCTTCGACGCCGACGCCAAGTTCGTCAAATCCATGGGCGACTTCGACATGGTGTCCAAGCACGGCGGGGGACACGGCATCGACATCCGCGAAGAAAACGGCGAAGAATTCCTCTACCTCGCCCCCAGCGAACCGTCCCTCCCCTACACCAAGATCAACCTCAAGGGCGAAGTCGTCTGGAACAAAACCCGCGCCGACATCAATACCGACAGCGGCAAGTATCCCGGCAACGCCGCCTACCGTCCGACCAACACCAGCTTCAGCCCCGACGGCGGGTACTTCCTCGGCGACGGGTACGGCTCCAACTACATTCACCAGTACGACAAGGACGGCAAGTACATCCGCACGCTCGGCGGGACCGGCTCGGCTGACGGACAGTTCAAGACGCCCCATGGACACTGGCTCGACGACCGCGACGGCACGCCCAAACTCGTCGTCTGCGACCGCGCCAATGCGCGGCTCCAATGGTTCGACATGGACGGCAAGCACCTGCGCACGCAGGGCGGCTTCCTCTTCCCCGCCGACATCGACATCCGCGGCGACGTCATGCTCGTGCCCGACCTGCACTGCCGCGTGACCCTCCTCGACAAGGACAACAAGGTCATCACCCACCTGGGCGGACAGGGCGACTTTGACGCATGGAAAGCGCAGGCCCTCGCCGGCTTCAGGATGCGCGGCCAGCGCGACAAGTGGGTCCCCGGACGCTTCGTCCATCCCCACGACGCCTGCTTCGATCACAATGGCAACATCATCGTCACCGAATGGGTCAACACCGGCCGCGTCACCTTCCTCCGCAAACTCGCCTGA
- a CDS encoding PilT/PilU family type 4a pilus ATPase, with amino-acid sequence MTTGKVDPNKLYVPGQALGKPAAAPTPAAIGETAPSGDERLPSPVPPGQLDPEAVKYIKKAVDVGASDVHLPAGSPPFMRLNGEITFFDAPPLSEEQALRMALGFMDDAQQQRFLRHHDLDLSYEHPELGRFRVNALLTFRGADIIFRIIPKGVPTLKSLGIPESIGGLTEWTQGLVLVTGPAGCGKSTTAAALVDMVNANRHDHVITVEDPVEFIHPSKNCNVTQRQVPRDTASFATALRGALREDPDVIMIGEMRDLETISLALTAAETGHLVIGTLHTKSAARTVDRIIDVFPTDQQAQIRIMISEALRGIVSQVLIPRANGKGRVAALEVLYNNTAVANAVRDAKSFQIPSIMQTGKKLGMKLMDDSLAELVTQGVIKREEAIKYAENPKHIPG; translated from the coding sequence ATGACGACGGGCAAGGTCGATCCGAACAAGCTGTATGTTCCCGGCCAGGCCCTCGGCAAGCCCGCCGCCGCGCCGACGCCGGCGGCCATCGGCGAAACCGCTCCGTCCGGCGACGAGCGCCTGCCCAGCCCCGTACCGCCGGGCCAGCTCGATCCGGAGGCGGTCAAGTACATCAAGAAGGCCGTCGACGTCGGGGCCAGCGACGTGCATCTGCCCGCCGGCTCCCCGCCGTTCATGCGGCTCAACGGCGAGATCACGTTCTTCGACGCCCCGCCGCTGAGCGAAGAGCAGGCGCTGCGGATGGCGCTGGGGTTCATGGACGATGCGCAGCAGCAGCGCTTCCTGCGCCATCACGATCTGGACCTGTCCTACGAGCATCCGGAGCTGGGCCGCTTCCGCGTCAACGCCCTGCTGACGTTCCGCGGCGCTGACATCATCTTCCGCATCATCCCCAAGGGCGTGCCGACGCTCAAATCGCTGGGCATTCCCGAGTCGATCGGCGGATTGACCGAGTGGACGCAGGGGCTCGTGCTCGTGACGGGCCCGGCCGGTTGCGGCAAGTCGACGACGGCCGCGGCGCTCGTCGACATGGTCAACGCCAATCGGCACGACCACGTCATCACCGTCGAAGACCCCGTCGAATTCATTCACCCTTCCAAGAACTGCAACGTCACGCAGCGCCAGGTCCCGCGCGACACCGCCTCGTTCGCCACCGCCCTGCGCGGCGCCCTGCGCGAGGACCCGGACGTGATCATGATCGGCGAAATGCGCGACCTGGAGACGATCTCGCTGGCGCTGACCGCCGCCGAGACCGGCCACCTCGTCATCGGCACGCTGCACACCAAGTCCGCCGCGCGCACCGTCGATCGCATCATCGACGTGTTCCCCACCGATCAGCAGGCGCAGATTCGCATCATGATCTCCGAAGCCCTGCGCGGGATCGTTTCGCAGGTGCTTATCCCTCGCGCCAACGGCAAGGGACGCGTCGCCGCACTCGAAGTCCTCTACAACAACACCGCCGTCGCCAACGCCGTCCGCGACGCCAAGAGCTTCCAGATCCCATCGATCATGCAGACCGGCAAGAAGCTGGGCATGAAGCTCATGGACGACTCGCTCGCCGAATTGGTCACGCAAGGCGTCATCAAGCGCGAGGAAGCCATCAAGTACGCCGAGAACCCCAAGCACATTCCCGGATAG
- a CDS encoding PilT/PilU family type 4a pilus ATPase — MAKIDALFRMVKEQKASDLHMLQSQPPKIRIHGELTPIPGHPVLDEPMLREYLYEIATPAQIAKYEGCGDLDFAYGLEGVARFRCNFLRQVHGRGAVFRQIPDKILTVEDLGLPTAVANAAHFRSGLCLVTGPTGSGKSTTLAAIINLINKTYKKHVITIEDPIEFVHENINSIITQREVGQHTEGFANALKAAVREDPDVILVGEMRDLETISLALSAAELGLLVFGTLHTSSAAKTINRIIDVFPAGRQAMIRTMLAESLQAVFAQQLLKKPGGKGRVAALEILIRKEGMGSMIREGAISKLTNLIEMGKRDGMQTMDQALMQYVKDGIIDGEAAYMKAQDKTLFAKFREGAEAGV, encoded by the coding sequence ATGGCGAAAATCGACGCGCTATTCCGAATGGTCAAAGAACAGAAGGCCTCCGACCTTCACATGCTCCAGTCCCAGCCGCCCAAGATCCGCATCCACGGCGAGCTGACCCCGATCCCCGGGCATCCCGTGCTCGACGAGCCCATGCTGCGCGAGTACCTCTACGAGATCGCCACGCCCGCGCAGATCGCCAAGTATGAGGGCTGCGGCGATCTGGACTTCGCTTACGGCCTGGAAGGCGTCGCCCGATTCCGCTGCAATTTCCTCCGACAGGTCCACGGCCGCGGCGCCGTCTTCCGGCAGATTCCCGACAAAATCCTCACCGTCGAAGACCTGGGCCTGCCCACCGCCGTCGCCAACGCCGCGCACTTCCGCTCGGGCCTGTGCCTCGTCACCGGGCCGACCGGCTCCGGTAAATCGACGACGCTCGCCGCCATTATCAACCTCATCAACAAAACCTACAAAAAGCACGTCATCACGATCGAAGACCCGATCGAATTCGTGCATGAGAACATCAACTCGATCATCACGCAGCGCGAAGTCGGCCAGCACACCGAGGGCTTCGCCAACGCCCTCAAGGCCGCGGTGCGCGAGGATCCGGACGTGATTCTCGTGGGTGAAATGCGCGACCTGGAGACGATCTCGCTGGCGCTGTCCGCCGCCGAGCTGGGTCTGCTCGTGTTCGGCACGTTGCACACTTCGTCCGCGGCGAAAACGATCAACCGTATCATCGACGTCTTCCCCGCCGGGCGTCAGGCCATGATCCGCACCATGCTCGCCGAGAGTCTTCAGGCCGTCTTCGCCCAGCAGCTTCTCAAAAAGCCCGGCGGCAAGGGCCGCGTCGCCGCCCTGGAGATCCTCATCCGCAAGGAAGGCATGGGCTCCATGATCCGCGAAGGCGCGATCAGTAAGCTCACCAACCTCATCGAAATGGGCAAGCGCGACGGCATGCAGACCATGGACCAGGCGCTGATGCAGTACGTCAAGGACGGCATCATCGACGGCGAGGCCGCCTACATGAAAGCCCAGGACAAGACCCTCTTCGCCAAATTCCGCGAAGGCGCCGAAGCCGGCGTGTAA
- a CDS encoding sulfatase-like hydrolase/transferase — MRNPLMRRCVMTLALMLMGHVACAADRPNVLIILADDMGFSDLGCYGGDIATPNLDALAGEGLRFTQFYNTARCWPSRAALMTGYYAQEVHRDTLPGLASGMRGSRPTWAPLLPEFLAPLGYRNYHSGKWHIDGPVLAGGFDRSLDVHNQGNYFTARGNRIDDKPVTPADDESGYYATDAIADHAIACLKDHAAHFADRPFFQYVAFISPHFPLQAPQADIDRYRDAYLEGWDVMRQRRFERQKRMGIVNTTLSALEPDVGPPYDFPKAIKQFGPNEVNRPVPWNTLNKDQQRFQATKMAIHAAMVDRMDRQIGRLIAQLKAMGAYENTIIFFASDNGASAEMMVRDGGHDPNAPPGSAATYLCLGPGFSSACNTPFRRHKTWVHEGGISTPLIVHWPAGIAAHGELRHTPGHMVDIVPTILELVGTKKPADWKGEPIPPAPGHSLVPALSNDVTIERDSLWWLHEGNRAIRVGDWKLVAAKTDPWALYDLSTDRAESNDLAAEHPDIVARLEKAWETQFHQVVQMAGATDEHGKKK, encoded by the coding sequence ATGAGGAATCCCCTGATGCGCCGCTGTGTGATGACGCTTGCGTTGATGTTGATGGGTCATGTCGCTTGCGCCGCGGATCGACCGAATGTGCTGATCATTCTGGCGGACGACATGGGCTTTTCCGATCTGGGCTGTTACGGCGGAGACATCGCCACGCCGAATCTTGATGCGCTGGCGGGCGAGGGCCTCCGCTTCACGCAGTTCTACAACACCGCCCGATGCTGGCCAAGCCGCGCGGCGCTGATGACCGGATACTACGCCCAGGAGGTGCATCGCGATACCTTGCCCGGCCTCGCCAGCGGCATGCGCGGATCGCGCCCGACCTGGGCCCCGCTCCTGCCCGAATTCCTCGCGCCGCTGGGATATCGCAATTACCACAGCGGAAAATGGCACATTGACGGCCCGGTCCTGGCGGGCGGATTCGACCGCTCCCTCGATGTCCATAATCAGGGCAACTACTTCACCGCGCGCGGCAACCGCATCGACGACAAGCCCGTCACGCCCGCCGATGACGAGTCCGGCTATTACGCCACCGACGCCATCGCCGATCACGCCATCGCGTGCCTCAAGGACCACGCCGCTCACTTCGCCGACCGCCCGTTCTTCCAGTACGTCGCATTCATCTCGCCGCACTTCCCGCTTCAGGCCCCGCAGGCGGATATCGACCGATACCGCGATGCTTACCTGGAAGGATGGGATGTCATGCGACAGCGACGCTTCGAGCGGCAGAAGCGCATGGGCATCGTGAACACCACGCTTTCGGCGCTCGAACCGGACGTCGGCCCGCCGTACGATTTCCCCAAGGCGATCAAACAGTTCGGGCCCAACGAAGTCAATCGCCCCGTGCCCTGGAACACGCTCAACAAAGATCAACAGCGCTTTCAGGCCACGAAGATGGCGATCCACGCCGCCATGGTTGACCGCATGGATCGACAGATTGGTCGGCTCATCGCGCAGCTCAAGGCGATGGGCGCTTATGAGAACACGATCATATTCTTCGCCTCCGACAACGGCGCAAGTGCCGAGATGATGGTGCGTGACGGCGGACACGACCCCAACGCCCCGCCCGGCAGCGCCGCCACCTACCTCTGCCTCGGGCCCGGCTTCTCCAGCGCGTGCAACACGCCCTTCCGCCGGCACAAGACATGGGTCCACGAAGGCGGCATCAGCACGCCGCTCATCGTCCACTGGCCCGCCGGCATCGCCGCGCACGGCGAGCTGCGCCACACGCCCGGCCATATGGTCGATATCGTCCCGACGATCCTTGAACTCGTCGGCACGAAAAAGCCCGCCGACTGGAAGGGCGAGCCGATCCCGCCCGCACCCGGACACAGTCTCGTGCCCGCCCTGAGCAATGACGTGACCATCGAGCGCGACAGTCTCTGGTGGCTCCATGAGGGCAACCGCGCGATCCGCGTCGGCGACTGGAAGCTTGTCGCCGCCAAGACAGACCCCTGGGCGCTTTACGATCTGAGCACCGACCGCGCCGAGTCCAACGACCTCGCCGCCGAGCATCCCGACATCGTCGCGCGACTTGAAAAGGCCTGGGAAACCCAGTTTCATCAGGTCGTCCAGATGGCTGGCGCCACGGACGAACACGGCAAGAAAAAGTAA